The Kitasatospora paranensis genome has a window encoding:
- the bfr gene encoding bacterioferritin has protein sequence MQGDPEVIEFLNEQLTAELTAINQYFLHAKMQENFGWTKLAKYTRHESFDEMKHAEVLTDRILFLDGLPNYQRLFHVRIGQTVKEMFEADRQVEVEAIDRLRRGIVVMRAKNDVTSANIFEAILADEEHHIDYLDTQLELLEKLGEPLYLAQLIEQPES, from the coding sequence ATGCAGGGCGACCCCGAGGTCATCGAATTCCTCAACGAGCAGCTCACCGCCGAGCTCACGGCCATCAACCAGTACTTCCTGCACGCCAAGATGCAGGAGAACTTCGGGTGGACGAAGCTCGCGAAGTACACCCGGCACGAGTCCTTCGACGAGATGAAGCACGCCGAGGTGCTGACCGACCGGATCCTGTTCCTGGACGGCCTGCCCAACTACCAGCGGCTCTTCCACGTCCGCATCGGCCAGACGGTCAAGGAGATGTTCGAGGCCGACCGGCAGGTCGAGGTCGAGGCCATCGACCGGCTGCGCCGCGGCATCGTGGTGATGCGCGCCAAGAACGACGTCACCTCGGCCAACATCTTCGAGGCGATCCTGGCCGACGAGGAGCACCACATCGACTACCTCGACACCCAGCTGGAACTGCTGGAGAAGCTCGGGGAGCCGCTGTACCTCGCCCAGCTCATCGAGCAGCCGGAGTCCTGA
- a CDS encoding (2Fe-2S)-binding protein, with translation MYVCMCHAVTEAQVKQEIDGGASTPRQIAQGCKAGTDCGSCVRRIQALLGEHGARPCPTHRLAAKLGLAEPAAEQARAA, from the coding sequence ATGTACGTCTGCATGTGCCATGCGGTCACCGAGGCCCAGGTGAAGCAGGAGATCGACGGCGGCGCCTCGACGCCCCGGCAGATAGCCCAGGGCTGCAAGGCCGGCACGGACTGCGGGTCGTGCGTCCGCCGGATCCAGGCCCTGCTCGGGGAGCACGGGGCCCGCCCGTGCCCGACACACCGCCTGGCCGCGAAGCTCGGGCTGGCCGAGCCCGCGGCGGAGCAGGCCAGGGCCGCGTAG
- a CDS encoding class II 3-deoxy-7-phosphoheptulonate synthase, translating to MTVTTETNGTGHSWQSLPAAQQPEWPDQEALRKTLADLASYPPLVFAGECDQLRARLGAVARGEAFLLQGGDCAEAFDGVSAEQIRNKLKTLLQMAAVLTYAASVPVVKVGRIAGQYSKPRSKSTETRDGVTLPVYRGDSVNGFEFTPESRIPDPERLKRMYNASAATLNLVRAFTTGGYADLRQVHAWNQDFVRNSPSGQRYEKLAREIDNALAFMNACGVAPEEFRTVEFYSSHEALILDYETALTRTDSRTGDLYDVSGHMVWIGERTRQLDHAHIEFASKVRNPIGVKLGPTTTVDEALTLIDRLDPDREPGRLTFITRMGAGKIREHLPNLVEKVTASGAQVVWICDPMHGNTFEASSGHKTRSFDDVLDEVKGFFEVHRGLGTHPGGIHVELTGDDVTECVGGGDEVLVDDLHQRYETACDPRLNRSQSLDLAFLVAEMYRSH from the coding sequence GTGACCGTGACAACTGAGACCAACGGGACAGGCCACTCCTGGCAGTCCCTGCCCGCGGCGCAGCAGCCCGAATGGCCGGACCAAGAGGCACTGCGCAAGACCCTTGCGGACCTCGCCTCGTATCCGCCGCTCGTCTTCGCCGGCGAGTGCGACCAGCTGCGCGCCCGGCTCGGTGCCGTCGCCCGCGGTGAGGCCTTCCTGCTCCAGGGCGGTGACTGTGCCGAGGCCTTCGACGGCGTGTCCGCCGAGCAGATCCGCAACAAGCTGAAGACCCTGCTGCAGATGGCGGCCGTGCTCACGTACGCCGCCTCGGTGCCGGTGGTCAAGGTCGGGCGGATCGCCGGCCAGTACTCCAAGCCGCGCTCCAAGTCGACCGAGACCCGCGACGGTGTGACCCTTCCGGTCTACCGCGGCGACTCGGTGAACGGCTTCGAGTTCACGCCGGAGTCCCGGATCCCGGACCCGGAGCGCCTGAAGCGGATGTACAACGCGTCCGCCGCGACGCTCAACCTGGTGCGGGCCTTCACCACCGGTGGCTACGCCGACCTGCGGCAGGTGCACGCCTGGAACCAGGACTTCGTGCGCAACTCGCCCTCCGGCCAGCGGTACGAGAAGCTGGCCCGGGAGATCGACAACGCGCTGGCCTTCATGAACGCCTGCGGGGTCGCCCCGGAGGAGTTCCGGACGGTGGAGTTCTACTCCTCGCACGAGGCGCTGATCCTGGACTACGAGACGGCGCTGACCCGCACCGACTCGCGGACGGGCGACCTGTACGACGTCTCCGGCCACATGGTCTGGATCGGCGAGCGCACCCGGCAGCTGGACCACGCGCACATCGAGTTCGCCTCGAAGGTCCGCAACCCGATCGGCGTGAAGCTCGGCCCGACCACCACGGTCGACGAGGCGCTCACCCTGATCGACCGCCTCGACCCGGACCGCGAGCCCGGCCGGCTCACCTTCATCACCCGGATGGGTGCGGGCAAGATCCGCGAGCACCTGCCCAACCTGGTGGAGAAGGTCACCGCCTCCGGTGCCCAGGTCGTGTGGATCTGCGACCCGATGCACGGCAACACCTTCGAGGCCTCCAGCGGCCACAAGACCCGCAGCTTCGACGACGTCCTGGACGAGGTCAAGGGCTTCTTCGAGGTGCACCGCGGCCTGGGCACCCACCCGGGCGGCATCCACGTGGAGCTGACCGGCGACGACGTCACCGAGTGCGTCGGCGGCGGCGACGAGGTGCTGGTCGACGACCTGCACCAGCGCTACGAGACGGCCTGCGACCCGCGCCTCAACCGCAGCCAGTCGCTGGACCTGGCGTTCCTGGTCGCGGAGATGTACCGCAGCCACTGA
- a CDS encoding response regulator transcription factor, with protein MPDQVRVMVVDDHPMWRDAVSRDLAEAGFAVVATAGDGEEAVRRAQAVTPQVVVLDLNLPALPGVEACRRIVAHDPATRVLVLSASGEHADVLEAVKSGATGYLVKSAGREELIDAVRRTALGDPVFTPGLAGLVLGEFRRLAAEPTAPAAPAAPQLTARETEVLRLVAKGLSYRQIADRLVLSHRTVQNHVQNTLGKLQLHNRVELVRYAIEQGLDDEL; from the coding sequence ATGCCGGATCAGGTACGGGTGATGGTGGTCGACGACCACCCGATGTGGCGCGACGCCGTCTCGCGGGACCTCGCGGAGGCCGGGTTCGCGGTCGTCGCCACCGCCGGGGACGGCGAGGAGGCGGTGCGCCGCGCCCAGGCCGTCACCCCGCAGGTCGTCGTCCTCGACCTCAACCTGCCCGCCCTGCCCGGCGTCGAGGCCTGCCGCCGGATCGTGGCGCACGACCCCGCCACCCGGGTGCTGGTGCTGTCGGCGAGTGGCGAGCACGCGGACGTCCTGGAGGCGGTGAAGTCCGGCGCCACCGGGTACCTGGTGAAGTCCGCCGGGCGGGAGGAGCTGATCGACGCCGTACGCCGCACCGCGCTCGGCGACCCCGTCTTCACCCCCGGCCTGGCCGGCCTCGTCCTCGGCGAGTTCCGCCGGCTGGCGGCCGAACCCACCGCCCCGGCCGCCCCTGCCGCGCCGCAGCTGACGGCCCGGGAGACCGAGGTGCTGCGGCTGGTCGCCAAGGGCCTGTCGTACCGGCAGATCGCCGACCGGCTGGTGCTGTCCCACCGCACCGTGCAGAACCACGTGCAGAACACCCTGGGCAAACTCCAGCTGCACAACCGCGTCGAACTCGTCCGCTACGCCATCGAACAGGGCCTGGACGACGAGTTGTAG
- the macS gene encoding MacS family sensor histidine kinase, translated as MSVEMPLWRAIGYFRVLALAYAVLRYFDSYLEFRHPVTGWIYLGALTLWTLASTRAFAGPQRCTWYVLGFDLAAAVTGIVMSGAIDAPARIHGGAPTLPTIWAAGTVLGFAGKGGWKPAALAATVIGLANILGHGGITPDNLHNIVLLMVAGCAIGYVVELARASEAVLTRALQVEAATRERERLSRDIHDGVLQVLALVQRRDGDPAGPGELGRLAAEQERLLRALMTTGPVLAVPAGAADGDGADQDLAQLVRAHADERITVSAPGTPVLLPARAAAEVAAAVGAAVDNVRRHAGEGARAWILVEDEPDAVTVSIRDDGAGFPADRLGEAEQAGRLGVSQSIRGRLRDLGGTAELYSAPGEGVEVELRVPRKGN; from the coding sequence ATGTCGGTCGAGATGCCGCTGTGGCGCGCCATCGGCTACTTCAGGGTCCTCGCCCTCGCCTACGCCGTCCTGCGCTACTTCGACTCCTACCTGGAGTTCCGCCACCCCGTCACCGGCTGGATCTACCTCGGCGCGCTCACCCTGTGGACCCTCGCCTCCACCCGGGCCTTCGCCGGCCCGCAGCGCTGCACCTGGTACGTCCTCGGGTTCGACCTGGCGGCGGCCGTCACCGGCATCGTGATGAGCGGCGCCATCGACGCCCCCGCCCGGATCCACGGCGGCGCCCCCACCCTGCCGACCATCTGGGCCGCCGGCACCGTGCTCGGCTTCGCCGGAAAGGGCGGCTGGAAGCCCGCGGCCCTCGCCGCCACCGTCATCGGGCTCGCCAACATCCTCGGCCACGGCGGCATCACCCCCGACAACCTGCACAACATCGTGCTGCTCATGGTGGCCGGCTGCGCCATCGGCTACGTCGTCGAACTCGCCCGCGCCAGCGAGGCGGTGCTCACCCGGGCCCTGCAGGTGGAGGCCGCGACCCGGGAGCGGGAGCGGCTGTCCCGGGACATCCACGACGGCGTGCTGCAGGTGCTCGCCCTCGTCCAGCGCCGGGACGGCGACCCGGCCGGCCCCGGCGAGCTCGGCCGGCTCGCCGCCGAACAGGAACGCCTGCTGCGCGCCCTGATGACCACCGGCCCGGTGCTCGCGGTGCCCGCCGGTGCGGCCGACGGCGACGGCGCCGACCAGGACCTCGCGCAGCTGGTCCGCGCCCACGCGGACGAGCGGATCACCGTCTCCGCCCCCGGCACCCCGGTGCTGCTCCCGGCCCGGGCCGCCGCCGAGGTCGCCGCCGCGGTCGGCGCCGCCGTCGACAACGTCCGCCGGCACGCCGGGGAGGGCGCCCGGGCGTGGATCCTCGTCGAGGACGAGCCGGACGCCGTCACGGTGTCGATCCGCGACGACGGCGCCGGCTTCCCGGCCGACCGCCTCGGCGAGGCGGAGCAGGCTGGCCGGCTCGGCGTCTCCCAGTCCATCCGCGGCCGGCTGCGCGACCTCGGCGGCACCGCGGAGCTGTACTCGGCCCCGGGCGAGGGCGTCGAGGTGGAGCTGCGCGTGCCCAGGAAGGGGAACTGA
- a CDS encoding lysophospholipid acyltransferase family protein, whose amino-acid sequence MKMIVAPLLRIFFRPWMEGEENIPDEGAAIIASNHLSFSDSFFFPALIKRRVTFIAKAEYFNTPGLKGKLTAAFFKGVGQLPVDRSGARGAGEAAIRSAIAVIERGELFGVYPEGTRSPDGKLYRGKVGGLARVALQTGAPVIPVAMIDTEKVQPPGQVVPNFGIRPGIRIGRPLDFSRYQGMENDRFILRSVTDEVMYEIMRLSGQEYVDIYATAAKRQITEDKKRADAERRAEQKAEKAAQKEAERAAQKEAEEAEGGPRGESAEPTAGDDKATGDE is encoded by the coding sequence ATGAAGATGATCGTCGCGCCATTGCTGCGGATCTTCTTCCGGCCGTGGATGGAGGGCGAGGAGAACATCCCCGACGAGGGGGCCGCGATCATCGCGAGCAACCACCTCTCCTTCTCGGACTCCTTCTTCTTCCCCGCGCTCATCAAGCGCCGCGTCACCTTCATCGCCAAGGCCGAGTACTTCAACACGCCCGGCCTCAAGGGCAAGTTGACCGCGGCCTTCTTCAAGGGCGTCGGCCAGCTGCCGGTCGACCGCTCCGGCGCGCGCGGCGCGGGCGAGGCGGCGATCCGCAGCGCGATCGCGGTCATCGAGCGCGGCGAGCTCTTCGGCGTCTATCCCGAGGGCACCCGTTCGCCCGACGGCAAGCTCTACCGCGGCAAGGTCGGCGGCCTGGCCCGCGTCGCCCTGCAGACCGGCGCCCCGGTCATCCCGGTCGCCATGATCGACACCGAGAAGGTGCAGCCGCCCGGCCAGGTCGTGCCCAACTTCGGCATCCGCCCCGGCATCCGGATCGGCCGCCCGCTCGACTTCTCCCGCTACCAGGGCATGGAGAACGACCGCTTCATCCTCCGGTCGGTCACCGACGAGGTGATGTACGAGATCATGCGGCTCTCCGGCCAGGAGTACGTCGACATCTACGCGACCGCCGCCAAGCGCCAGATCACCGAGGACAAGAAGCGGGCCGACGCCGAGCGCCGGGCCGAGCAGAAGGCCGAGAAGGCCGCCCAGAAGGAGGCCGAGCGCGCCGCCCAGAAGGAGGCCGAGGAGGCCGAGGGCGGACCGCGGGGCGAGAGCGCCGAGCCCACGGCCGGCGACGACAAGGCCACCGGGGACGAGTAG
- a CDS encoding alpha/beta hydrolase: MPPLPGAEPFHHEGGPVGVLLVHGFTGSPQSMRPWADYLAAAGLTVALPLLPGHGTRWQDMQATRWEDWYAEVDRELRVLTERCEQVFVCALSMGGGLALRLAARHGDAVSGLVLVNPSVRSDNPATVLLPVLRHLVPSLPGVANDIALEGSTELGYDRTPLHAAWSLSRLWRTVQAELPDVRQPVLLLHSPQDHVVSPANSELVLARISSTDVTEKLCERSFHVATLDHDAGMIFESSLDFIRRLAPAAKSDAEHHLG; the protein is encoded by the coding sequence ATGCCACCGCTGCCTGGTGCGGAACCGTTCCACCACGAGGGCGGGCCGGTCGGCGTGCTGCTCGTGCACGGCTTCACCGGCTCCCCGCAGTCGATGCGCCCGTGGGCCGACTACTTGGCCGCCGCCGGCCTCACCGTCGCACTCCCCCTGCTGCCCGGCCACGGCACCCGCTGGCAGGACATGCAGGCCACCCGGTGGGAGGACTGGTACGCCGAGGTGGACCGCGAGCTGCGGGTGCTGACCGAGCGGTGCGAGCAGGTCTTCGTCTGCGCCCTGTCGATGGGCGGCGGGCTGGCCCTGCGGCTGGCCGCCCGGCACGGGGACGCGGTGTCCGGCCTGGTGCTGGTCAACCCGTCGGTGCGCTCGGACAACCCGGCGACGGTGCTGCTGCCGGTGCTGCGCCACCTGGTGCCGAGCCTGCCCGGGGTGGCGAACGACATCGCCCTCGAAGGGTCCACCGAGCTCGGCTACGACCGCACCCCGCTGCACGCCGCGTGGTCGCTGTCTCGGCTGTGGCGGACCGTCCAGGCCGAGCTGCCGGACGTCCGCCAGCCCGTCCTGCTGCTGCACAGCCCCCAGGACCACGTGGTCTCACCGGCCAACTCGGAACTGGTGCTCGCCCGGATATCCTCGACGGACGTGACCGAGAAACTGTGCGAGCGCAGCTTCCACGTCGCGACGCTGGACCACGACGCCGGGATGATCTTCGAGTCGAGCCTCGACTTCATCCGGCGGCTGGCCCCGGCGGCGAAGTCCGATGCCGAGCACCACCTGGGCTGA
- a CDS encoding low temperature requirement protein A, translated as MDTQREAPQEPQEQRAGWYELFFDLVFVVMVSVLATDLHGDPGPGDFGTFLVLFFPAWWAWANLMVTVDVFGPENPHAQAVLLGAMPGLGLMAAAAPDGLGSRAWAYALGAAWVRLAAFVLWYRRARLPGSRLPAWRPLLYCLLPAVLWGVSAAVPGPGRFVLWGVAMATEVVLLAVRRGMDTGFYDRLSVEHLVERISLFVVIVLGESVFTVVATFAGHFTGPSGAAALLGFVVVAELAVIFFLWGTEGAARGLTRAQLGGSTRAIRDTVMYLPFVLVSGITVIAAALGTAVGDPDHPFRPAAAGRCAAGCWPSTPPTPRSRCATATGCAPWPSGTCPARCSPSACCCPPRSCCRPGPRWAAPRCWCC; from the coding sequence GTGGACACGCAGCGGGAGGCGCCGCAGGAACCGCAGGAGCAGCGGGCCGGCTGGTACGAGCTCTTCTTCGACCTGGTCTTCGTGGTCATGGTGAGCGTGCTGGCCACCGATCTGCACGGGGATCCCGGGCCCGGTGACTTCGGCACCTTCCTGGTGCTCTTCTTCCCGGCCTGGTGGGCCTGGGCCAACCTGATGGTCACCGTCGACGTGTTCGGCCCGGAGAACCCGCACGCGCAGGCCGTGCTGCTCGGGGCGATGCCGGGTCTGGGCCTGATGGCCGCCGCCGCACCCGACGGCCTCGGCAGCCGGGCCTGGGCGTACGCGCTGGGCGCGGCCTGGGTGCGGCTGGCCGCCTTCGTCCTCTGGTACCGGCGGGCCCGGCTGCCCGGCAGTCGCCTCCCGGCCTGGCGGCCGCTGCTGTACTGCCTGCTGCCGGCCGTGCTGTGGGGAGTCTCCGCCGCCGTCCCCGGGCCCGGCCGGTTCGTGCTGTGGGGTGTGGCCATGGCGACCGAGGTGGTGCTGCTGGCCGTCCGCCGCGGGATGGACACCGGCTTCTACGACCGGCTGTCGGTCGAGCACCTGGTGGAGCGGATCAGCCTGTTCGTGGTGATCGTGCTCGGCGAGAGCGTCTTCACCGTGGTCGCCACGTTCGCCGGCCACTTCACCGGGCCCTCCGGCGCGGCCGCGCTGCTCGGCTTCGTGGTGGTCGCCGAACTCGCCGTGATCTTCTTCCTGTGGGGGACGGAGGGCGCCGCCCGCGGCCTGACCCGCGCCCAGCTGGGCGGCTCCACCCGGGCCATCCGCGACACCGTGATGTACCTGCCGTTCGTCCTGGTCTCCGGGATCACCGTGATCGCGGCGGCGCTCGGCACCGCCGTCGGCGACCCCGACCACCCCTTCCGCCCGGCGGCCGCTGGGCGCTGTGCGGCGGGGTGCTGGCCTTCTACACCGCCAACGCCGCGATCTCGCTGCGCTACGGCGACGGGCTGCGCACCGTGGCCCTCTGGTACCTGCCCTGCCCGGTGCTCACCCTCGGCCTGCTGCTGCCCGCCGCGGTCCTGCTGCCGGCCTGGGCCGCGGTGGGCTGCGCCGCGCTGCTGGTGCTGCTGA
- a CDS encoding DUF4352 domain-containing protein produces the protein MRRTSALRALLGSAAAVLAVLVAAAGCGSPSVVTRPVTGSPSGGGSSAAPSGPARAQVGDTVELRGTAQGARMAVTVTSVVDPANPANDIGSPSPGRKLVAVQFRLRNTGSTTYSDAPSNGAEVVDDQGQGFNATVTTTVTSGQAFPAGVHLAPGDSALGFVVFDLPVTSRPARVQFTLDSGLADRTGQWSVPATPTTGGPATPAGPTTTVTRTAPAATTAPGARQVVEEYYAAIDARDYRRAWDLGGRNLSPSYRAFVAGFAGTAADTLTVTGARGDTVDVVLDALGTDGSHRFYTGSYTVRGGVIVAASLR, from the coding sequence ATGCGCCGGACGAGCGCGCTCCGCGCCCTGCTGGGCTCCGCGGCGGCGGTGCTCGCCGTCCTCGTGGCGGCGGCGGGCTGCGGCTCACCCTCGGTGGTGACCCGTCCGGTGACGGGGAGTCCGTCGGGCGGCGGCTCCTCGGCCGCACCGAGCGGTCCCGCCCGGGCGCAGGTCGGCGACACGGTGGAGTTGCGGGGCACGGCCCAGGGCGCCCGGATGGCGGTGACGGTGACCTCGGTGGTGGATCCGGCGAACCCCGCGAACGACATCGGCTCGCCGAGCCCGGGCCGCAAGCTCGTCGCGGTGCAGTTCCGGCTGCGGAACACCGGTTCCACCACCTACTCGGACGCGCCGTCGAACGGCGCCGAGGTGGTCGACGACCAGGGCCAGGGCTTCAACGCGACGGTGACCACGACCGTGACCTCCGGGCAGGCCTTCCCCGCCGGTGTGCACCTGGCGCCGGGGGACAGCGCGCTCGGCTTCGTCGTGTTCGACCTGCCGGTGACCTCCCGCCCGGCCCGGGTGCAGTTCACCCTCGATTCGGGCCTCGCCGACCGGACCGGTCAGTGGAGCGTGCCCGCCACGCCCACGACCGGCGGCCCCGCGACGCCGGCCGGGCCGACCACGACCGTCACGCGGACCGCCCCGGCGGCGACCACCGCGCCCGGCGCCCGGCAGGTGGTCGAGGAGTACTACGCGGCGATCGACGCCCGGGACTACCGGCGCGCCTGGGACCTGGGCGGCCGCAATCTCTCGCCGAGCTACCGGGCCTTCGTGGCCGGGTTCGCCGGCACTGCGGCCGACACCCTGACGGTGACGGGGGCCCGCGGCGACACGGTGGACGTGGTGCTGGACGCCCTCGGCACCGACGGCTCGCACCGCTTCTACACCGGCAGCTACACCGTCCGGGGCGGTGTGATCGTCGCGGCCTCGCTCAGGTAG
- a CDS encoding ROK family glucokinase, which produces MALTIGVDVGGTKIAAGVVDETGEILARTRVPTPADPQWAVDAIAQAVRELKEQYPDVAAVGVGAPGFVDRDRSTVIFAPNIAWENEPLKQRVEELTGLTTVVENDANCAAWAEFKFGAAAEHEDMVLITVGTGIGGGIVLDGRMHRGRFGVAGEIGHLNMVPDGLLCGCGGKGCWEQYASGRALRRYGREKAAADPIAGKRMLELNDGVADTIRGIHITEAAAEGDPLALECYDELADWLGRGMADLAALFDPGVFVLGGGVSDSGSLLLDPVAAAFDKYLTGGSHRPRAEVLLATTGSAAGISGAADLARV; this is translated from the coding sequence ATGGCTCTGACCATCGGCGTCGACGTCGGCGGGACGAAGATCGCAGCAGGTGTGGTCGACGAGACCGGCGAGATCCTTGCCCGGACCCGGGTACCCACCCCGGCCGACCCCCAGTGGGCGGTCGACGCGATCGCGCAGGCGGTCCGGGAGCTCAAGGAGCAGTACCCGGACGTCGCCGCGGTCGGTGTCGGGGCCCCCGGGTTCGTCGACCGGGACCGCTCCACGGTGATCTTCGCCCCGAACATCGCCTGGGAGAACGAGCCGCTCAAGCAGCGCGTCGAGGAGCTCACCGGGCTGACGACCGTCGTCGAGAACGACGCCAACTGCGCGGCCTGGGCGGAGTTCAAGTTCGGCGCCGCGGCCGAGCACGAGGACATGGTCCTGATCACCGTCGGCACCGGCATCGGCGGCGGCATCGTGCTGGACGGCCGGATGCACCGCGGCCGCTTCGGCGTCGCCGGCGAGATCGGCCACCTCAACATGGTCCCCGACGGCCTGCTCTGCGGCTGCGGCGGCAAGGGCTGCTGGGAGCAGTACGCCTCCGGCCGCGCGCTGCGCCGCTACGGCCGTGAGAAGGCCGCGGCCGACCCGATCGCCGGCAAGCGCATGCTGGAGCTCAACGACGGTGTCGCCGACACCATCCGCGGCATCCACATCACCGAGGCAGCCGCCGAGGGCGACCCGCTCGCCCTGGAGTGCTACGACGAGCTCGCCGACTGGCTCGGCCGCGGCATGGCCGACCTGGCCGCGCTCTTCGACCCGGGTGTCTTCGTGCTCGGCGGCGGGGTCTCCGACTCCGGCAGCCTGCTGCTCGACCCGGTCGCCGCCGCCTTCGACAAGTACCTCACCGGCGGATCGCACCGGCCGCGCGCCGAGGTCCTGCTCGCCACCACCGGATCGGCCGCCGGCATCTCCGGCGCCGCCGACCTGGCCCGGGTCTGA
- a CDS encoding DUF5304 family protein produces the protein MADEKSEHPFGAELGPLVDEVRRFALALGGRALEYGVRLQERNPEVYGHLTAAGGELAAAYRAAVSGHERRWAGAGHADAERIDLDEASDK, from the coding sequence ATGGCGGACGAGAAGAGCGAGCACCCGTTCGGGGCGGAGCTCGGCCCCCTGGTGGACGAGGTCCGCAGGTTCGCGCTCGCCCTGGGCGGCCGGGCCCTGGAGTACGGCGTCCGGCTGCAGGAGCGCAACCCCGAGGTGTACGGACATCTCACCGCCGCGGGCGGCGAACTGGCCGCCGCGTACCGGGCGGCCGTCTCGGGTCATGAACGGCGCTGGGCCGGTGCCGGACACGCCGACGCCGAGCGCATCGACCTCGACGAGGCGTCCGACAAGTAG
- a CDS encoding ArsA family ATPase: protein MPARTVLVTGDGSAAVAAATALHSARQGRRTLLLAADDPHRTVDDLLDTRLTAEPVPYGDTGGLLAVLRIDEQAALRSALDHLGGRLAPALDLLGAEPLDAEELTPLPGVRQFALLRALRAADADTVVVAAPAPAELLAVLALPEQLERYLARLLPEQRQAARALRPLLAAVAGVPMPADWLFEARTAASGALADARAVIDAPGTSVRLVVDADAHGTGELRRIRAGLALYGRRLDAVVVHRALPAAAAGSADPWLAARAGRQQEQLAALAAELGGVPLLTAPWPEVALEDVADALYRDGEPGPGAAPEPWVEDRLAEEGLLVWHLALPGADRAGLELVRRGDELVVGTGAYRRILALPAALRRCTVSGAGLAGGVLSVRFAPDPALWPAPRA, encoded by the coding sequence GTGCCGGCGCGCACCGTCCTCGTCACCGGCGACGGCTCGGCGGCCGTGGCCGCCGCGACCGCCCTGCACAGCGCCCGGCAGGGCCGGCGCACGCTGCTGCTCGCCGCGGACGACCCGCACCGCACCGTCGACGACCTGCTCGACACCCGGCTCACCGCCGAGCCGGTGCCGTACGGGGACACCGGCGGCCTGCTCGCCGTCCTCCGGATCGACGAGCAGGCCGCGCTGCGCTCGGCCCTCGACCACCTCGGCGGCCGGCTCGCGCCCGCCCTCGACCTGCTCGGCGCCGAACCGCTGGACGCCGAGGAGCTCACCCCGCTGCCCGGCGTCCGCCAGTTCGCGCTGCTGCGGGCCCTGCGCGCCGCCGACGCCGACACCGTCGTGGTGGCCGCGCCCGCCCCCGCCGAACTCCTCGCCGTCCTCGCCCTCCCCGAGCAGCTGGAGCGCTACCTCGCCCGGCTGCTGCCCGAACAGCGCCAGGCCGCCCGGGCGCTGCGCCCGCTGCTGGCGGCCGTCGCCGGGGTGCCGATGCCCGCGGACTGGCTGTTCGAGGCCCGGACGGCCGCGTCCGGCGCGCTCGCCGACGCGCGTGCGGTCATCGACGCGCCCGGCACCTCCGTCCGGCTGGTCGTCGACGCGGACGCGCACGGCACCGGCGAGCTCCGCCGGATCCGCGCCGGGCTCGCCCTGTACGGGCGCCGGCTCGACGCGGTGGTCGTGCACCGGGCGCTGCCCGCGGCCGCGGCCGGCTCGGCCGACCCCTGGCTCGCCGCCCGCGCGGGCCGCCAGCAGGAGCAGCTCGCCGCGCTGGCCGCCGAGCTCGGCGGCGTCCCGCTGCTCACCGCCCCCTGGCCGGAGGTCGCGCTGGAGGACGTCGCCGACGCGCTCTACCGCGACGGCGAGCCGGGCCCCGGCGCCGCGCCCGAGCCGTGGGTGGAGGACCGGCTCGCCGAGGAAGGGCTGCTGGTGTGGCACCTCGCGCTGCCCGGTGCGGACCGCGCCGGCCTCGAACTCGTCCGCCGCGGTGACGAGCTGGTCGTCGGCACCGGGGCGTACCGGCGGATCCTGGCCCTGCCCGCCGCGCTGCGCCGCTGCACCGTCAGCGGCGCCGGTCTGGCCGGCGGGGTGCTGTCGGTGCGCTTCGCGCCCGATCCGGCCCTCTGGCCCGCGCCCCGCGCCTGA
- a CDS encoding SRPBCC family protein: MAEHTRSSIIIDATPAEVMAVIADFAAYPDWTGEVKEIEVLSTADNGRAAEVRLLLDAGAIRDEHVLAYTWEGDHEVSWTLVKSQMLRALDGSYSLAALKSGSTEVTYQLAVDVKIPMLGMIKRKAEKVIIDRALAGLKKRVEG, translated from the coding sequence ATGGCGGAGCACACCAGGTCGAGCATCATCATCGACGCGACCCCGGCCGAGGTGATGGCCGTGATCGCGGACTTCGCCGCCTACCCGGACTGGACGGGCGAGGTCAAGGAGATCGAGGTGCTCTCCACCGCCGACAACGGTCGCGCCGCCGAAGTCCGCCTCCTCCTCGACGCCGGTGCCATCCGCGACGAGCACGTCCTCGCCTACACCTGGGAGGGCGACCACGAGGTCTCCTGGACCCTCGTCAAGAGCCAGATGCTGCGCGCCCTCGACGGCTCCTACAGCCTCGCCGCCCTGAAGAGCGGCTCGACCGAGGTGACCTACCAGCTCGCCGTCGACGTCAAGATCCCGATGCTCGGCATGATCAAGCGCAAGGCGGAGAAGGTCATCATCGACCGGGCCCTGGCCGGTCTCAAGAAGCGCGTCGAGGGCTGA